The nucleotide window CTACTGGGAAACAAAATAATATGATTACATACAACTGAATAGACATAATTTGGTATGGCTTTGCCTTAAAGATGTCACTCATGCGAAAGCGTCCAAACCATTGAGCTCAAACATATTGTCCaatgcagtggaggctggtgggatgagatataggaggatgggctcattgtaatggctggactgTAATTAATGGAACGAGATCAAACATATGTAAACCACATATTTGACTCTGTTCcgttgattccattccagccataacaatgagcctgtcctgctATAGCTcctccttccaccagcctccactggtccaCTGTCCAACATAGTTAAAATGCTGTTTTCTCCCCAGTGATCAACGGAATAGACTGCGTAACAGTGGAGTTCTCCTGCCTATCCCCTTCCTGCTTGGCTTGTGAGTGCCCTTGGCCAGATGGAAGCTCAGCTCTTGTGAGTGACTCATCATCCTCTGTTAGACCTATCTGTCCTGGAAGGATCTCTGGCTGCTTGGGGCAGCTGCGGTGTTGGGCCTCACTGTCTGAGAGCTGGAATACCTCCTCCTCGCTCTGCTCAGGTGCATTTGATGGCTCGTTGTCTTTCTCTATGATTTCTCCCCCAGCCTGAACATTCACATCAGGACTTTTCTCTGCAGCTATCTGTGTGGGGTTGTTTCCCTGTCGCTCACCCAGGGGAGGTTTGGAGGGAGTGCGGAGATTCTTGGCTGCCCTCATGATGTCTTGTTGGAGCTGCTTGCTTGAGTCAACTGGTTCAGCCTGCTGCCCATTGGAGGGTTTCTCTGGCACCTCGTTGAAGAGCTTGGTACCTCCGGTCTTGTCCCTCTGGTCCACATACATCTTAGAGGGGAAGGACGAGGGGTAGTAGGCATTGACCTTCCGCTTACGGCTCATGATGCAAGCACAGCAGAAGATGAGGAAGATGGTGATGAAGAGGATTGAGGCAACAAGGATGAGGAGCATGTTCTCCTGCAGGAAGTGAACCATCTGGCTGAGCAGGAAGTGCTCTATGTGAGTGGAGCCATCTGAGGT belongs to Oncorhynchus keta strain PuntledgeMale-10-30-2019 chromosome 9, Oket_V2, whole genome shotgun sequence and includes:
- the tmem119b gene encoding transmembrane protein 119b, with amino-acid sequence MTFLMALHLISLSVMLWSSSPSLATPLPFNISLEGSAEGEELGSLIPTPSSPTTSGPASESPTTSDGSTHIEHFLLSQMVHFLQENMLLILVASILFITIFLIFCCACIMSRKRKVNAYYPSSFPSKMYVDQRDKTGGTKLFNEVPEKPSNGQQAEPVDSSKQLQQDIMRAAKNLRTPSKPPLGERQGNNPTQIAAEKSPDVNVQAGGEIIEKDNEPSNAPEQSEEEVFQLSDSEAQHRSCPKQPEILPGQIGLTEDDESLTRAELPSGQGHSQAKQEGDRQENSTVTQSIPLITGEKTAF